A single window of bacterium DNA harbors:
- a CDS encoding DUF1059 domain-containing protein → MSKQKIACADVMPGCKFEAEAETEKELLQKVSVHAAEAHGVQEVTPELVAKVKSVIKSAE, encoded by the coding sequence ATGTCAAAACAGAAAATTGCCTGCGCAGATGTAATGCCAGGGTGCAAATTCGAAGCGGAAGCAGAGACGGAAAAGGAGTTGTTGCAAAAGGTTTCTGTTCACGCTGCGGAGGCGCACGGCGTCCAGGAGGTCACTCCCGAACTGGTTGCCAAAGTAAAATCTGTCATCAAATCGGCAGAGTAA